A window from Citrus sinensis cultivar Valencia sweet orange chromosome 3, DVS_A1.0, whole genome shotgun sequence encodes these proteins:
- the LOC102610369 gene encoding dihydropyrimidine dehydrogenase (NADP(+)), chloroplastic isoform X1 → MASLNLNQIISNSNTSFAVNRRPGLRLPSRIGLRVLASDSASAEPDLSITVNGLQMPNPFVIGSGPPGTNYTVMKRAFDEGWGAVVAKTVSLDAAKVINVTPRYARLRAGANGSAKGQIIGWENIELISDRPLETMLKEFKQLKALYPDKILIASIMEEYNKAAWEELIDRVEETGIDAIEVNFSCPHGMPERKMGAAVGQDCRLLEEVCGWINAKATVPVWAKMTPNITDITEPARVALRSGSEGVSAINTIMSVMGIDLKTLRPEPCVEGYSTPGGYSCKAVHPIALGKVMSIAKMMKSEFNDKDYSLSGIGGVETGGDAAEFILLGANTVQVCTGVMMHGYGLVKRLCEELKDFMKMHNFSSIEDFRGASIEYFTTHTELVRMQQEAIQQRKAVRKGLQSDKDWTGDGFVKETLSMVSN, encoded by the exons ATGGCATCATTGAATTTGAATCAGATCATAAGCAACAGCAACACCTCCTTTGCTGTGAATCGTCGGCCAGGATTGCGCTTGCCTAGTCGAATTGGGTTGAGGGTTTTGGCTTCTGATTCAGCTTCAGCAGAGCCAGACTTGAGTATTACAGTAAATGGACTGCAGATGCCGAACCCGTTTGTTATCGGATCGGGTCCACCTGGCACCAACTACACTGTCATGAAGCGAGCCTTTGATGAAGGCTGGGGTGCTGTTGTTGCTAAAACT GTATCATTAGATGCAGCAAAAGTTATAAACGTAACTCCTCGATATGCCCGCCTGCGAGCAGGTGCGAATGGATCAGCCAAAGGGCAAATTATTGGGTGGGAGAACATAGAACTCATTAGCGATCGGCCGCTTGAAACAATGTTGAAagaatttaaacaattaaaagcaTTGTATCCGGATAAGATTCTCATCGCTTCAATTATGGAAGAGTATAACAAAGCTGCATGGGAGGAGCTTATTGATCGAGTGGAAGAAACAGGAATT GATGCAATAGAAGTTAATTTTTCATGTCCACATGGCATGCCGGAACGTAAAATGGGGGCTGCTGTTGGCCAAGATTGTAGGCTGTTGGAAGAAGTTTGTGGTTGGATAAATGCAAAAGCTACTGTTCCTGTGTGGGCAAAGATGACTCCTAACATTACTGACATTACAGAG CCAGCTAGGGTGGCTCTCAGATCAGGAAGTGAGGGAGTATCTGCTATTAACACAATCATGAGCGTCATGGGAATTGATCTGAAAACTTTGCGTCCTGAACCTTGTGTCGAGGG ATACTCTACACCTGGGGGCTATTCTTGCAAGGCAGTCCATCCTATTGCATTAGGAAAAGTAATGAGTATAGCCAAAATGATGAAGTCGGAATTCAATGACAAGGATTACTCACTTTCTGGCATTGGAGGTGTAGAAACTGGTGGCGATGCTGCCGAATTTATTCTTCTTGGTGCAAATACTGTTCAG GTCTGCACGGGGGTTATGATGCATGGATACGGTCTCGTGAAGAGACTTTGCGAGGAGTTGAAGGACTTCATGAAAATGCACAATTTTTCCTCCATAGAAGATTTCAGAGG GGCCTCTATTGAGTATTTTACCACACACACAGAATTAGTAAGGATGCAACAAGAAGCAATCCAACAAAGGAAAGCAGTCAGGAAAGGACTGCAGTCTGATAAAGATTGGACAGGTGATGGCTTTGTCAAAGAGACTTTGAGCATGGTTTCTAACTGA
- the LOC102610369 gene encoding dihydropyrimidine dehydrogenase (NADP(+)), chloroplastic isoform X2: MASLNLNQIISNSNTSFAVNRRPGLRLPSRIGLRVLASDSASAEPDLSITVNGLQMPNPFVIGSGPPGTNYTVMKRAFDEGWGAVVAKTVSLDAAKVINVTPRYARLRAGANGSAKGQIIGWENIELISDRPLETMLKEFKQLKALYPDKILIASIMEEYNKAAWEELIDRVEETGIPARVALRSGSEGVSAINTIMSVMGIDLKTLRPEPCVEGYSTPGGYSCKAVHPIALGKVMSIAKMMKSEFNDKDYSLSGIGGVETGGDAAEFILLGANTVQVCTGVMMHGYGLVKRLCEELKDFMKMHNFSSIEDFRGASIEYFTTHTELVRMQQEAIQQRKAVRKGLQSDKDWTGDGFVKETLSMVSN, encoded by the exons ATGGCATCATTGAATTTGAATCAGATCATAAGCAACAGCAACACCTCCTTTGCTGTGAATCGTCGGCCAGGATTGCGCTTGCCTAGTCGAATTGGGTTGAGGGTTTTGGCTTCTGATTCAGCTTCAGCAGAGCCAGACTTGAGTATTACAGTAAATGGACTGCAGATGCCGAACCCGTTTGTTATCGGATCGGGTCCACCTGGCACCAACTACACTGTCATGAAGCGAGCCTTTGATGAAGGCTGGGGTGCTGTTGTTGCTAAAACT GTATCATTAGATGCAGCAAAAGTTATAAACGTAACTCCTCGATATGCCCGCCTGCGAGCAGGTGCGAATGGATCAGCCAAAGGGCAAATTATTGGGTGGGAGAACATAGAACTCATTAGCGATCGGCCGCTTGAAACAATGTTGAAagaatttaaacaattaaaagcaTTGTATCCGGATAAGATTCTCATCGCTTCAATTATGGAAGAGTATAACAAAGCTGCATGGGAGGAGCTTATTGATCGAGTGGAAGAAACAGGAATT CCAGCTAGGGTGGCTCTCAGATCAGGAAGTGAGGGAGTATCTGCTATTAACACAATCATGAGCGTCATGGGAATTGATCTGAAAACTTTGCGTCCTGAACCTTGTGTCGAGGG ATACTCTACACCTGGGGGCTATTCTTGCAAGGCAGTCCATCCTATTGCATTAGGAAAAGTAATGAGTATAGCCAAAATGATGAAGTCGGAATTCAATGACAAGGATTACTCACTTTCTGGCATTGGAGGTGTAGAAACTGGTGGCGATGCTGCCGAATTTATTCTTCTTGGTGCAAATACTGTTCAG GTCTGCACGGGGGTTATGATGCATGGATACGGTCTCGTGAAGAGACTTTGCGAGGAGTTGAAGGACTTCATGAAAATGCACAATTTTTCCTCCATAGAAGATTTCAGAGG GGCCTCTATTGAGTATTTTACCACACACACAGAATTAGTAAGGATGCAACAAGAAGCAATCCAACAAAGGAAAGCAGTCAGGAAAGGACTGCAGTCTGATAAAGATTGGACAGGTGATGGCTTTGTCAAAGAGACTTTGAGCATGGTTTCTAACTGA
- the LOC102610667 gene encoding uncharacterized protein LOC102610667 has protein sequence MALQWLILAYAVAAEAAIAILLTIPSPKLLKNRLVSLVSLILQPALFIVPFAGFQLLDIYWKSEHRLMCTSEICTAAERDRYEKSIYKAQRNVILCAAACLLYWSIFRICKYYKDVQRLEEVEKRYKEE, from the exons ATGGCGCTGCAGTGGTTAATACTTGCTTATGCGGTGGCAGCAGAGGCCGCGATAGCCATTCTCTTGACAATTCCCTCACCTAAGCTCTTAAAGAATCGTTTGGTTTCCCTTGTCTCTCTCATTCTCCAACCAGCCCTCTTTATAGTTCCCTTTGCCGGTTTCCAGCTCCTCG ATATCTATTGGAAGAGCGAGCATCGCTTGATGTGCACTTCTGAGATCTGCACGGCTGCTGAGAGAGATCGATATGAGAAGTCC ATCTACAAGGCTCAAAGGAATGTTATTCTCTGTGCTGCAGCATGCCTTCTGTACTG GTCTATCTTCCGTATTTGTAAGTATTACAAGGACGTTCAAAGATTGGAGGAAGTAGAAAAGAGATACAAGGAAGAGTAA